A genomic segment from Fusarium keratoplasticum isolate Fu6.1 chromosome 10, whole genome shotgun sequence encodes:
- a CDS encoding RRM domain-containing protein, which produces MATTAMDYEAANGDRYEDEAPRYERDNRSASPRPRDDNEGSRRRSASPGGHGDSNMKDVSAPRDDDDGAVNPGSNLFVTGIHPKLTEAEVSKMFEKYGDVEKCQIMRDPHTKESRGFGFVKMVTSEQAEAAKEGLQGEQIEGRTLSIEKARRARPRTPTPGKYFGPPKREPRPRYDDRRRGGYGGGGGYGRDDQYRYRGYERNYERRYEDRGGNYGGRDYDRGYREERRYEDRAGGYGGRDYDRGYERRDRDEGYGRDRYAGREDRDRYGPRGAPGGSSGGYERERYDRQGDRDAPRTRDPAAGAGAAGYSESASRSETRDAYGGAPDRNIQ; this is translated from the exons ATGGCTACCACCGCTATGGACTACGAGGCTGCTAATGGCGATCGATACGAAG ATGAGGCACCTCGCTACGAGCGCGACAACCGAAGCGCTTCGCCCCGTCCCCGTGACGACAACGAGGGAAGCCGCCGTCGCTCTGCATCGCCcggcggccatggcgacaG CAACATGAAGGATGTTTCCGCTCCccgagacgatgatgatggtgctgtAAACCCTGGCTCTAACCTCTTCGTCACCGGCATCCACCCCAAGCtcaccgaggccgaggtctCCAAGATGTTTGAGAAGTACGGCGATGTCGAGAAGTGCCAGATCATGCGCGACCCTCACACCAAGGAATCCCGTGGTTTCGGATTCGTCAAGATGGTCACCTCCGAGcaggccgaggctgccaaggaagGCCTCCAGGGCGAGCAGATCGAGGGCCGAACATTGAGCATCGAGAAGGCCCGTCGAGCTCGTCCTCGCACCCCGACTCCTGGCAAGTACTTTGGTCCACCCAAGCGAG AGCCCCGTCCCCGATACGACGACCGCCGACGTGGTGGCTacggtggcggcggcggctaCGGCCGCGACGATCAGTACCGCTACCGTGGTTACGAGCGCAACTACGAGCGACGATACGAAGACCGTGGTGGCAACTACGGCGGCCGCGACTACGACCGTGGCTACCGTGAAGAGCGACGCTACGAAGACCGTGCCGGTGGCTATGGCGGCCGTGACTACGACCGCGGCTATGAGCGCCGCGACCGCGATGAAGGTTATGGCCGGGACCGATATGCCGGCCGCGAGGATCGGGATCGCTACGGCCCCCGTGGAGCTCCTGGCGGCTCCTCAGGTGGTTACGAACGTGAGCGATACGACCGCCAAGGCGACCGCGACGCCCCCCGAACTCGAGACCCAGCTGCCGGCGCTGGAGCTGCCGGGTACAGCGAGTCTGCCTCTCGTTCCGAGACGCGTGACGCCTACGGAG GCGCCCCCGACCGCAACATCCAGTGA
- a CDS encoding Sec39 domain-containing protein, giving the protein MAGLPVSPAKVVLLAVHFATISDLESLSSLVSQHGTILRQELILRILLTYLPETVSPSIYAPFVHAITSGEPLSQTTPDNQLDTSPVDNLSDEQASRKIKKLHLLPLKGPDVPHDTDVDPLISFLFSRGYRMDEEAGMLSLVPDLLVPFLDHDSSIRTWMISTVLPLLRRNHLYYPKKPAGFSLLEFENLPDRTAVEYLLAETGAADDEYGLIGRDLRGLIGPWLYNDTRWKRDLFNEDTSSESGAALELSCPGWEQTLEWLISQASGSWKIALRAIESWDGPSDTDLGEETSAWLQENQQQYLDRTYAKAVLASAYLIPDSEVDALEGAYKMCSKIKTLLDEEPEGNLQSTVAALAPVQPFDASDFDGAKASAHLRNDLLQPSNPLTTPKEESIDLLTVLIQSAFLLTRSGVPCTVRKAGDLAFIQDVQDQKSELGRLIRTLSARAPKNDDEFWIRARQEVLWLHSWGNEPGPVVNGSIRGIFGHVPVEYIETEFLKALLSSGRYSLANSLYETTPNHPLSASVLLNTVQSSALGAFDNASNPNRTRGGLKKCNEIISAFPKTIDKTHPARQRIEALLRATHALSDYRLVLKQGEPFSPVVLRVHSDPVSIIGKVLEQNPKAYTRLQEFVELGNNMVNAGLPTYTIRGKQSPTPDDPDLIRSMVEKRIVAMCIEAALHEDDFETAYSYVVSRLGVTHSSESESRSSIFSDEWSWKAALDAGKYVRTERSQKPTHLGTASGNPEIRHLEQRIECLATSLRIAPPPQLQEVLKTFRRCEEQLDAAIKEEAAKEDAWNAAGDLSGLPGTFQTPDPDKAYPPRNITASATARQAEEAPMSLFDLSRATARVAQRNFTSLSSLQGSLQSSFTSDKTAPEHETSDTEGHDHNRVRKRDQLREAATGTLVSGVGWLLGANPTRSGSSQQ; this is encoded by the exons atggctggtCTCCCGGTCTCTCCTGCAAAGGTGGTCCTTCTGGCGGTGCATTTCGCGACCATCTCCGACCTTGAAAGCCTATCCTCCCTCGTCTCCCAACATGGCACTATTCTGCGCCAGGAACTCATACTTCGAATTCTTCTCACGTACCTTCCCGAAACCGTCAGTCCCTCGATTTATGCGCCTTTTGTGCATGCCATAACCTCGGGCGAGCCTCTGTCGCAAACGACACCCGACAACCAACTTGACACTTCTCCCGTGGATAACCTCTCGGACGAGCAAGCTTCAAGAAAGATCAAGAAACTTCATCTCCTGCCGCTAAAAGGCCCCGATGTACCCCATGATACCGATGTCGACCCCTTAATCTCCTTCCTATTCTCAAGGGGCTATAGGATGGACGAAGAGGCGGGCATGCTCTCTCTGGTCCCAGATCTACTCGTACCGTTCCTCGACCATGACTCGTCGATACGCACGTGGATGATATCAACGGTTCTGCCGCTACTGAGGAGAAACCATCTATACTACCCCAAAAAACCGGCAGGATTTTCGCTtctcgagtttgagaatCTTCCAGATCGGACCGCTGTCGAGTACCTGCTTGCTGAGACTGGCGCCGCGGATGATGAGTATGGCTTGATTGGTCGCGATTTAAGGGGCTTGATCGGACCATGGCTTTACAACGACACGAGGTGGAAGCGGGATCTCTTTAACGAGGACACATCCAGCGAGTCTGGTGCAGCATTAGAATTGTCCTGCCCCGGCTGGGAGCAAACTCTCGAGTGGCTCATATCGCAGGCTTCAGGCTCGTGGAAGATAGCGCTGAGGGCGATCGAGTCGTGGGATGGCCCGTCAGATACCGACCTAGGAGAAGAAACCAGTGCCTGGCTTCAGGAGAATCAGCAGCAGTACCTTGACCGCACATACGCCAAAGCTGTGTTGGCTTCAGCATACCTTATTCCCGACTCCGAGGTTGATGCACTAGAGGGGGCATACAAAATGTGCAGCAAGATTAAGACTCTCCTGGACGAGGAGCCCGAGGGCAACCTCCAGTCGACAGTAGCAGCTCTTGCGCCTGTTCAGCCTTTTGATGCCAGCGATTTCGATGGAGCAAAGGCTTCCGCACACTTGCGGAACGATCTATTGCAGCCCTCAAACCCGTTGACAACACCCAAGGAAGAGTCAATTGACCTCCTTACTGTCCTGATCCAAAGTGCCTTCCTCCTAACACGGTCCGGTGTTCCCTGCACGGTCCGAAAGGCCGGAGATCTCGCATTCATTCAGGACGTTCAGGACCAAAAGTCCGAACTTGGGCGATTGATACGAACACTCTCTGCCCGTGCGCCCAAGAATGACGATGAGTTTTGGATTAGAGCACGACAGGAAGTCCTCTGGCTACACAGTTGGGGAAATGAGCCTGGCCCTGTAGTAAATGGTTCTATACGGGGCATCTTTGGGCATGTCCCTGTGGAGTATATCGAGACGGAGTTTCTAAAAGCCTTGCTATCAAGTGGGC GGTACTCTCTTGCAAACTCCCTCTACGAAACAACGCCGAATCACCCTCTGTCGGCGTCGGTATTACTCAACACCGTACAGAGCTCTGCTCTTGGAGCCTTTGACAATGCGTCCAATCCCAATCGGACGAGAGGGGGTTTAAAGAAGTGCAATGAGAT CATCAGCGCGTTTCCCAAGACGATAGACAAGACTCATCCAGCGAGACAACGGATTGAGGCATTGCTCAGGGCTACACATGCCCTTAGTGACTACCGGCTTGTGCTCAAACAAGGCGAGCCCTTCAGTCCAGTTGTCCTCAGGGTGCACTCTGATCCAGTTTCCATCATTGGAAAGGTTCTAGAGCAGAACCCCAAAGCATATACCAGGCTACAAGAGTttgtcgagcttggcaaCAACATGGTCAATGCCGGCTTGCCTACATACACTATTCGGGGGAAGCAGTCACCAACACCCGATGACCCGGATCTCATCCGATCAATGGTCGAAAAGCGCATTGTCGCCATGTGTATAGAAGCCGCTCTACATGAGGACGACTTCGAAACGGCATACTCGTATGTGGTCAGTCGTCTTGGAGTCACACATAGTAGCGAGAGCGAATCCCGGTCTTCCATTTTCAGTGACGAGTGGTCATGGAAGGCAGCACTAGATGCTGGAAAATACGTTCGCACCGAAAGGTCACAGAAACCAACACATCTTGGAACGGCGAGTGGTAACCCTGAGATCCGCCATCTTGAGCAGCGCATTGAATGCCTTGCTACTTCTCTGCGCATTGCGCCTCCCCCTCAGCTTCAGGAAGTACTGAAAACCTTCCGCCGCTGTGAAGAGCAGTTGGACGCGGCCATCAAAgaagaggctgccaaggaggacgCGTGGAATGCTGCCGGCGATCTATCCGGCCTCCCAGGAACATTTCAGACTCCAGACCCAGACAAGGCATATCCGCCCCGCAACATCACCGCCAGTGCGACCGCTCGtcaagctgaagaagcacCAATGTCCCTCTTTGATCTCTCGAGGGCTACGGCGCGAGTTGCACAGAGAAACTTTACGTCATTGTCCAGCCTGCAAGGTTCCCTGCAGAGTTCCTTCACTTCAGACAAGACAGCACCGGAGCATGAAACATCGGATACGGAAGGCCACGATCATAACCGTGTGAGAAAGCGGGACCAGCTGAGGGAGGCCGCGACTGGTACCCTTGTTTCTGGTGTTggatggcttcttggggCCAATCCAACTCGATCCGGAAGCAGCCAGCAATAA